The nucleotide sequence aacggttcttgctcatcaCTGCTAAGCGTCTCTTTCCCCTGACTACTCGAAgtttttaaatcattaaaacACCAAAAGAAATCatgaataaaattgcaattttatttaaatatctcGCGATAAAAAATGTGTATGGCAGATAACAAAATAATATTCTAATAAGTCtacaaatttattgaattttttctccttgtataattaaaaaaaaaccgttgggcaATTGGATGTTTCACTATAATTgcgtgataaaaaaaatatttagacaaaaaaaatctacaaaattcactaaataaaaaaaatgagcacTAATTGGCATGCAAACTACTGTAAGTCTTCTTCGCATTTTGGAATATCGAATATTTCGGCGAAAAGTGGGGGAAGCCTCATGATGGACCAATTAGTCTTGATCCAATTCAAATGAACACAGTGTTTGGCACTCAGTGAACGCAGCTCGGTGATCTTCTCATTGAGCTCCAGGATCAACTTCATGGAGGCCGATTCGTCGGGTCGGGTCTGCATTATTTGCATCCTGAGGGCCTCTGAGACACGATCACGCGTCCGCGAGATGGCTCTGGGCTCTACAACTCCCGGACGATCCACCGCAAGGAGGATGAGAGCTGAGAAGAGACCAATCTCTTGGTCACTCAGCAGATAGTTGTTGAGAACATTTGAGAATGTGAAGAAGGAATTGGCGTAATCGAGCTGGAAAACAGAATCAGGTGGTTTGCACCTCAGGAACTCCCCCTCTATCATCAAACAAGGTAAACTTACATCGTACATGATCTCAAGTTGCTGCTTCGTGAAGTAGTATCCATCATCGAAGATCATGGTGGATTCTGTGGTGGTCTTGGCGATGTGATTGAGCCACACCTCAAAAAATCCCAACTTGATGAGGATCAGTTGGTCATCTTGGGTGAAATCACAAAATTCGGGAATTCTCTTGGCAAATTCCACAACTTGCTGCACAGATGGCGTTACACGATTCGCATATTGCTGCCACAGCCACATCCGATGCTTCTCCAATGGATCCTTTACCGGAAAATCCTCCTTGCCGCGCTGAAAAAGCGACGAGATTGGCTTCCGATTGAGAGATTTCAGCAGGTCATCGGTGTACGTGCAAAAAGCACTGTGAGCTTGAGATACCAAACTTATAATGTCCTGAATGGACAATTCTTCACTATTTGGTCCCTCAATGTCCGTGACAATGTTCACCAGTTGCGACGATGAAGCCACAGAGTCCGCCTGAGAAGTTCCCGATGAACTCGACACAGTAGCATTTTCCAGCAATCTCTGGGAATCCCGTGGTTTCTTAGGAACCCTTCCATATCGAACAGCTGAAAGATAGAGAGCCAGTAAATTGAGAGAAAAGCCCAGAAGAGGAATTAGTACAGTCTCGACTCATTCCAACTGAGAGGCACTTCTTGAAACGACAAAATTGACAGCGATTCCTATTGAGACGAATCACCAGGCACTTTCCATCTCGCAGGCATCGGTACTCAATTTGCTTCTGAATGCTCCGCCGGAAGAAACCTTTACAGCCTTCGCAGGATGTCACTCCATAGTGATATCCGGAAGCTTTGTCTCCGCAGATTTTGCAGGGAATGAAAGACTTGACAGTGGCATCTTTTGTGGAGTCAGCTACAAAGAATCCTGGGCAGTCTGATGGAAAACAGGAGTACCTCTTTTAATTCCTTCATTTGTCTTTTGGACATTTTGTTTTAAAGACCGGGTTCCCGATTAATCGTAcgtctcttaaccctttaaggacaattggaacaccggtgtcccataaagaaaataatttttcctgactacctaaagctattttttcttatgtttgtacgtaattgtaaagtagaaggttgaaggaatctagaatattttttgcaagtctctagctattttctagatagtaaatatttaagttaaaaaattacgaatttgtaaatttctcatattgaaaattaattttagttattttttatacttagagtttttttttaaatcaaaaccgttttggaaaagaaaactacaatactcaaacataaaatttttcattagagtgaaaattattattcattggtattgtcagaaaatttatttaaggagGTTTCCCGAATTACAAGGTCAAGGgaaatcgatatttttattgcttaacccattccttaccatggtattatacatcatacgcaaattgagtgattttagatgatttattccagggaaaTTAATCTTCGAATttatgtcgggaatggatttttagttactttagtccttcaattacttggaaaaaatagcccgacagagatgggaatacattttgttgttattttctcgcttcgcgtgaagtcatgcaaaaattttactcaaaatgacggacggaaaatttgacatcccgtcgaatttgttaaaattggccttcatcctctttcctgattttaattctggttgccaatttgttttcttggatagttactctacctaaatcaatagagtttttaatgaattaatgtacagaatttaaattcagtgagcgttaagacgcgtgtttgagggcggttccctgcgcccccataatggataaaatttttttcttttcaaaaaattcatctattaatctgtaggaaactaatcccaaaatactaATATTccatctcaagtatttctggtacattgactgaatgggttaaatcgatagataaactatctaagaatacaCCACCAAAATTTCAGAACTCTATGtcaagtattttcgaagatagagAGCCGAAAGCAAAGGAGCGCATAGCAGTTTTGTCGAATTGGCGGGAaagcaagccaatttcaccattttttaatcaaaaatatttaagctcaggaattaattgaggtcttacaaaaaatatcttacatttggacattcttatagtttgtaatcatccacaagaatcagatttttattagttatgaataattaaaaaaacatcgttttcacagaatattcatatacttctttgggtactcagagtcccaaaagagacatAAGAGTTAAGGACCGATTGAAACTCATTAGGGCTTATTTTCTTCAGAATTAAATGCTCTTCTAGTTGAACCTAAATGATTTCAGAAAATctctttcttttctattttttttccagcatgttaaagtcaaaattttatccgaaaaaccatttttttttttcaaaaaacctgCGAAAAAGgtccaattttatgattttcttggtttaactatgaaataaacttatgaatttcgaaaattaatttggtttgtttttagacaaaaattatacagtagactctcgctcaatcggctctttttcaatcgggcgaaaaattttattgacaattttcacgtttaattatgaagctaatttgctcaaattcgctgtagttcttcctattttatcgtgattctttataattgagcgctttttgtagaATTCACAAAGGCtgtgatgcccaaatctatcgataaaccggatgacattttgccccatattcccgattgagagagagtctactgtaagctGCAGATTTCCCGCCAATTACAATATACTGTGACGAAGCGCTCCAGTAAATTACTCATTATTccgccattttgtaatattttttcgaaaaaatttatttaagcactgaatgtataaaaatatatacccaaaatttcataaagcttGGTCGTTTCCTtctcctccaaaaaaaaaatcgcgaaaaacagcTAAGTCTTGGGTTTCTAATTTGGAAACCCCCCTtacatttttgggctatttttacccctatcgctcgtagagctaaaaaatgcaccgaatcagacttcgttggattttccaaagtcagatgtaagacatttcattgattttgcttatcggttatatttttaatgttgatttttggttcgtaaaaagtgtctcgccgttaaagggttaaaagttaaaaattagTATGGGCACCTTTGAGTTGGGGCagttttgaattggggcacttttgaaataagACTTTGCTCCTATTCTGTATAAATTATGTTATGATAAGCATGGTAAGGccaagttccatttaaaaataacagaaaaaagttctatttcaaaagtgccccacttcccctaacgCTTTCTGTTTttcatacactcagaaaaatatttcttacggGGTTCAGAGAAGTTGTAAAAAATCATTGTCAAATTTAATGAATGCATAAGGGAGTGATAAGTATGGTAAGTATGATTAAAATTCCCAATACTATTTACAGCACttccaaaatttataaaacacttCCGAAgtgtttcaaaaatttaatacttcCAGATGCTTTTGCACTTCTTTTACCTTTTTGAGTGTAACTAACTCTTACACTCAGAAAAACACGTGTAAAATATACTATATAATATAGAAAGTACCAATATAGTACTGTAATATAGAAAGTACCACAACGAGAGCATATAGATTGAAAGTATgacttaaacatttatttgagcacagatttccaaatgatttttccaaaaaaattggtttgggtcttcgacctttctaatcttttataaaatttcaataaaaactttaaataatatttacaacgatcctcagatagctgattgtaagtacatacaggtttttttttatttttctactagtaaattgattatttgataaattatgggatgcactttcatcgcttttaaaaatttgttgaggattttaattcagcactctagataagcaatttacactacaataatactacttaataaagaatagaatttttaattgaaaaaaaaagataccaaaaggaaaaaaaaaacacacggcggagccagggatcgaacccgcggcactcCCGTCGAACGTCCTGTGCTGTACCGCTGAGCCAGTGCTGCATGCAGTCTcatacgaattttctttattatgtgctgcgtaaggtgtcattttcaactttggggaatttttaaaaaaaaattaacccgatttcgcactttttgaatataccactTTAATTTGATGTCTTtctgcgtagttgagcaaagccccAGACGAATATGGaattgatgactcgagtacttcccttgtaagaaaattgaagaaataatacgaaaatgcgataaacggtgagcaaaaaaaaaactgtacgattaatttctcttacagttttttgctcatcgtttatcgaattttcgttttatttcaattttcttgtattattttcacctagtgccaccgagtatgagataaggtaatacgataatggaaaatttgtgtaataattgcaatgaaaatgcgtaaattaacgaaatatggtgaggctacggcgagcattttattatcaatgtgattctgcccttaatgtaTCTTTTAACTTGCATTAATAAACGAACCTAACCTCTTTCAACCTTGAGATTTAAGCACTAAACTAATAgtaatacactcagtcccggcattgtgcacttcgggattatgcatctGCCGagattatgcacacacaattatgcaagtttgcctaccattgggagtcattTTGttcaatcatttttgaaatacgcctgaacgtatactattttgtgagtcgggaaatttaaaaatactgcttatttttcagaataaagctttaattatttttattaggatattttttttgaatattctatCAATCTATTGATGAACTCCGGCCAAAActactgtttgttaatgtatttcctttaaacagttgaattcttttgttctgactacttttactccgcgcgaaattctttttacggccgatttatttaaaagaaatctccGGCAGGTGTGCAAATTTTTTCGATGCATAATTTTAtgtcgcgcgtttttttcgatcccaaaaatgtgcataatcctggGACCTCGTGTAGTGGTAGAAAGTGCGAGtacaatttcaataatttgccgtctgatttctcaattttcatacgcgatatttcttttctaaaattttatgtaaCATTTATGTAGAATATTTAGTACACGAAATTAAGTTAAATTTAGTATTATGAATTATTTGTTgcatgtaaatttaaaaataatatgattGATTAGCAATTAGCATATTTAATTTATAGTTTACAGCAgaaaccccgctataggccatcgctctatagtccacaatttatcgaccgttgatttcaaaagactgattttaagttaggttatgttttttagtacgctatatgcaatgttgtcataattattttaatattttggcaaactttattgagtagttgtgataattgtgatccataatgaagagaacgaggacaagtaccacaatcgcaaggaaagtggaagccgtcgagcaattttaatactaaaagtcgttgataattttaaaaaatgatatggactatagtgcaacccaagtgtcaaatctggaacaaaatatggcctatagcgaggctctattgtatattttataactattTCCCAGCTTACTGAAGGTAATCGAATGCTAGGAGAATAAACGCTTGTCTTGAATGAACTGAAAGTTTATTAGAACGATTAGAACGAATGGTCGGATGAAGATTGTTTGTGCCGTTTGTGCCCAGAACAAGCCAGGAGATTCTCTTTATCGAGCcaaatagaattttattttatcaaaattcgaATATAATTCTCAAACAATATGAAATAATACTATTCATACTTCAATTTGAAATATACTGCCATTGATTGGCCTTTTTAATAGCTGAGACACAAACCATTTTCGGCTAACTTCGGATAGACTTTTGACTCATTCAAGACAGAAACCTTTACTCTGCTAAAATGTATCTAACTTTTGAGAGTTAGATAAATCCTAAGTTAGATAAGATCCTCTGTGATATTTCTTCGGCACTTctacaatttatattaaaaaacttaaatttttcaacaatattttctcTGAGCTGCAATTTCTTTTTACTGTTGCaatatttagtacaaaaatcaattttttgacaCAATTTGATATAGATCACCTCtactaaaaatatttccttgtgATAGATCCATTATAaagctatttcaatgaaaaatgtaatagggaaatatttttactgcacattttttttagtacatggctatTATCATACGATTCTGGGTAatagacttttctttgtgttggttgatgtcatgactgtttggtaATTTTAGAACACGATGAGAACTTAGAAAAGAACCGTGACAGGAACAATatgaagaaaagtcgataatgcagaggcACATGAAAACAGTCCTCTaccaaaaaatgtttaaaatgttttatagcaTTATTCGTTACCTTTCTAGACGATAGTACTTAAAAGTACACACTTTtgtatttaaccctctaacgggtaagaccgcctccaggcggtcttcacaaaaatcacatttacagcaacaataaaggttttatttatttaaaagtgctacagtgtcctcggtaatagtcttataaacatctattgaaagtttgaactcattttgactcttcgttttgttgctattcccagttttgtgtgacaggtcagagaaaaaccaacaaaaaatatttgtacaaaaaaactcatttccaattttcataaaaataccgatttaaagttatctgactaaaataaatttatattttactgaaagatatgtcattctattttgtatattttatttaaaaaatttgaaaaaactaaaaatgtgaattttagaagcaaaaagagtttcaaaaaaattttatattgtctCACCTAGTGCCTAatctaaaaaagataatgaagaatggatggttttttcgactttattggatcataattatcctagaaaacattgttttagaactttttttcacatattaaagaaaacaccattagagggttaattgtattttgaattttaaccacgatttttctgagtgtatattattttattttttaatttattatttttttatagtctttttaatgtcaaattgaattaatatcCTTGGGGTGGGGTTTGTATAAAGAAAGAAAGGTATTTACCTTTCTTTCCGGAAGCCGTTGCAATTGCAGGATCAGTCCTGGTAAAGGGATCTTCGGTGGTGGGTGTGGGAAATTTTCCGGTGGGTGGAGATTCAATTGAAGTGGACTCCACAGAATCTGGGCTGCCAAAGGTAGTTCCTGAGCATCCTTCTGGTGGCTCAGGATCAACCTTGGTGCCCTCTGTGAAGTCTGTGGAGTCAAAAAATTCAAGATTCAGCACAGAATTGGCATCAAAGGTGATCTCGGGGACTTCCTCTGTCTCCAGAATGTCCACGAGACTCCCATCGAATCCTGCACTGGACGATTTGATCTTGAACACATCCATTTGGGGCTTTCTGTGAGATTGAGATTTTGATGACGTAAAGATCGCGATAGTGATCTTGATCTTGCTAaaagatttttctaaatttttccaTTCACCTTATTGCATTTTATTATGCGAGGTGGAGGATCTTAAGGCATTTTGTGATGCCTTTTTTTGTTAGATCATAGAGTGATGATCAGTCTTGGGAGTTTCTTACATAAGCAATTGAATCACTCTGGGAGTTATTGATCACAAACACAACATTTGATCACTGGAAATCACAAGGAAGAATCACTGACACAATCACTCACAATTCTGGGCGTTTTGGACACTTGTGGCTTGAGAAAATGGTCACTTCAAATTTGTGGATGATTTGGTGGATCCATTGCCGGAAtgataatttgagatccctcagCATTCGCTTGATCACTTTCGTCTGCGACAGATTGCGGGAATAGAGATCACGGGAGAAAATGATGGGagcaagtacaaaaaaaaagatgaaaaattgtgaatgtAGGGAGAGAGAACTAAAGTGAGAATCTTGGCAAATCGGGGAATGCTTAAGAGATCCCCAACCAGGTAGATGTCAATGCCATGGCCACTGTTGCAATGGAACAGTGCGATGGAAGATCCATTGGGAGTGCCTGGTGAGACAAAGATGCCACTATGAGGAAGAAACATAACAAGTTCAATGACCGACGTAAGTTTTGTTGGAAATACACTCTCTCCATATATATCTACATAGTTATCCAACTTTTGTAATA is from Phlebotomus papatasi isolate M1 chromosome 1, Ppap_2.1, whole genome shotgun sequence and encodes:
- the LOC129799879 gene encoding ecdysone-induced protein 78C, with amino-acid sequence MDVFKIKSSSAGFDGSLVDILETEEVPEITFDANSVLNLEFFDSTDFTEGTKVDPEPPEGCSGTTFGSPDSVESTSIESPPTGKFPTPTTEDPFTRTDPAIATASGKKDCPGFFVADSTKDATVKSFIPCKICGDKASGYHYGVTSCEGCKGFFRRSIQKQIEYRCLRDGKCLVIRLNRNRCQFCRFKKCLSVGMSRDSVRYGRVPKKPRDSQRLLENATVSSSSGTSQADSVASSSQLVNIVTDIEGPNSEELSIQDIISLVSQAHSAFCTYTDDLLKSLNRKPISSLFQRGKEDFPVKDPLEKHRMWLWQQYANRVTPSVQQVVEFAKRIPEFCDFTQDDQLILIKLGFFEVWLNHIAKTTTESTMIFDDGYYFTKQQLEIMYDLDYANSFFTFSNVLNNYLLSDQEIGLFSALILLAVDRPGVVEPRAISRTRDRVSEALRMQIMQTRPDESASMKLILELNEKITELRSLSAKHCVHLNWIKTNWSIMRLPPLFAEIFDIPKCEEDLQ